The Methanocaldococcus jannaschii DSM 2661 genome contains the following window.
CAAAACCAAATCTTCTGATTTTGGAGGTTTTTTATGCAGTATTATTATACAATTATCAACATACGCTCCTGAAAATACATCAAAAGGTAGATAGATTAATTTTTTCAGACACATTTTTGTAAATAACTCTTTTCTAAGATTTGAATATCTCACACCCGTTCCAAAACTTGATGGGATTATAAATCCTAAATACCCCTCATTTTTCAATAATTTACTACTATGCACTATAAATGTTACAAAAATGTCAAATTCAGGAGTATCTCTACGTTTCATAATTTCTTTTTCAGTAGGAGATAGCAAATTCCCATAAGGTGGATTTCCAATAATTACATCAAAACCTTCCTCTTTAATAATCCATCCGAAGTCAATCTTCCAATGGAAGGGTTTTAATTTTTCAAATTCCTCAACACGTGGTCTATTCTTTTTACTTTTTTTACCATTATTCTTTTTGTTATTTCCATTTTGGTAAATCTCAGCGAAATATGCTGGAGTTACACTCTCATATATTGAATCTCTAATTTCATCTAATAATTCTTTTAACAGATTGGCTTTAAGTCCGTGGCTTGTTCTATATACTTCATAAAGGAGATGATACGCTTCCACATAATTGTCTAATACATATCCATCTCTTTTTTCAAGCAATTCTTTAGCTTTTTTCAGTTTTTTTCTCTCTTCAGAATTGTGAGCGTTGATAATTAAACCTTCAAGAACACACATTATACGCACATTATCGCATAGGTAGGAGATGGAAAGCTGTTTTAAATTTTCATCAATCCATCCAACTAAACTGTTACCACATCTTACATTATACTCAATATTTGGCAGTAAAACTTCTCCTCTTTTTAAAGCCTCAACGTCTAAATTCTCAATAAGAGCAAGCCACAACCTAAGTTTTGCTATTTCAACAGCAATATCATCAATATCAACACCATAAAGATTGTTTAGTATAATACCTAACTTTTCTTTGTAAATGTCCATCTCTTCTCTAAGTAAATAATAAATCCTTTTCTTAATTTGGAGCAATTCCTTTAATGCAGATATTAAGAAATGACCACTTCCAACTGCGGGGTCTAAAATTCTTATTTTATCCAATTCATCAAGAAAAGCTCTTAAAATATGTTTATTTTCAGCTATTTTACTATCTTCATTAAGAATTTCATCTAATGTTGAGAAATTAATGTCATTTATTTTCCAATTTTTAATAATCTCTTTAAACCTCTCTACAACAATCGGCTCTATTGTATTTTTGGCAATATAGCTTGTAATCTCATCTGGAGTATAATAAGCACCCAGTCCTTTCTGCCCTTTTTCTGCCAAAATATTAATTAACTTTTCATAAACATACCCAAGAATATCTGGATTTAATTCAACTTCTTCTGAACCTTCAGATGTAGATAGAGTGAATTTATACCTTTCTAAAAAATTAATAACCTCTCCAATAATTTCATTATCTTTTATAGTAAATGATAGTTCGTTAGGAACATTATTACTCCTGAATAATCCACCATTTAAGTAAGGGATGTCTTTATAGTAAGGATTAGTTCTAATATTTTCTTTTCTTTCATCTTCTGGAGTATTAAGCACTTCATAGAATAATGGTTTAAGATAAGCATCATAATAATTTATTAAAACGTTAGATTTTTTGTAATCTTCATAAGTTCTTCTAAGCAAATCTCTTGGGACTATTCCCTTGTCCTCAAGGAATTTTATAAATATTAACCTGTTCATTAACAATACTGCAAATTTTTTCTTGTCCAATTCTGATGTATTGGGTGGAGCTTCAATACAATTGTATAAGCATTTTTTAGTGCCTTTATCTTTTTCTGAACTACTTTTATCTTTTTTCTTAACATCCTTAACATCTTCAAATCCAAAAACAAGTTTTACGAACTCTTTATAGAATTCATTAGTAATTTCTTCTTTTTTATGTTTAATATTCTTTGTAGCAACTTCAATATATTCTTCAATATACTCCTTTGAAAAACAATAATAAAACTCAGAAAATACCTGTTTTAATTCATTTTCTAAATCTTTATCTTTTTTATTTTCAAGAACATACTCAAAAATAGATTTAAGATTCAATTCTTTGAGAGTTCTTATTTCTTTAATTGTATCATCATAGTGTAATAACACCCATTCTAAACCATTAGTGGCTATACCAGTATCTACGCCATAAGATTTGATAATTAACCACTCCTTAACCTGGTGAATTCCAGAATCTTTTTTATTTAAATCACTACCTAAAGGTTCGGCTTCGATAAGAATTTCTTTGTTAAATACTGATACTCTATAATCAGGAATTTTTCTATCTCCTAATGGTGATTTTTTAGATATTTCTGATGTGAATTCATAACCCAAGAATTCTAAAATTGGTTCTATAACCTTCTGCCTCGTAAATGGTTCTGGAAGTTGCCCTCCAAAATCATCAGATTTAAAATTGTATCTACCCTTTTTCAATAACTCTTTAAATTTGCCTTCTAATTCTGGAATTTGCTTAATAGACAAAATAATATTCCCAACAAGCTTAATAAAATCCTTCCACTTGTTATAAACTTCTTTTGGAATTTCTATATCAGAACACAATTTTGTTTGAGCCATAACTACCACCTAACATCTAAAAAATTTAAATTATTGATTAATTTAAAGTTTCTTTAAAATTTGCTCATATTCGTCCTCTTTTACATATTTTCCACAAACTGGAATAAATCTCTTTGGCTTAACAACTTTTGGATACTTTCTAATATTTTTTAAGATGATAACTATCCATGGTTTTTTCTTTTTCTTACCATATCCCCACTTTTTATTTGAATCTTCAATATATTTTTTAAATTCCTCTTCTGTTAAAAATAAATTATTTTTATATTTCTCAAGTATCTTCATAGGATTTTCAAAAAATTCTACTTCCTCAATCTCTGCCTCTCCATAAAATCCCTGCTCTTCCCTTGAAGCATAAAATATTATCTTCATTCCCTTTTCAAGTTTTGGTTAATGTTGCTGGTTTGACAAAAACATTTTTATGCTCATCCAAAATCCTACCAATTAATGACTTGGGAATTGGAAATGTAGCTCCTACAATTTTATCATCCATAACCTCACCTCTATTATGTAGAATATTTTAATATAGTGTTTAAAATTTATTCTTCAACCTCACTATTTTAACCCTACCTTTCTTAACAATCTCAACTCTTCCCTCTTTTTTAAGTTCATTTAATGCAGTATAAAACTTTCTCGTATCAACTTCAAGTATTTCAATTAATTTCCGTAATGCAATAATCTTTTTCAGATTGTAAGAGTTCCAACAATCTATTTTTAACATCATCTACTGTATTAGAAGATTCTTTCAAATTATTTCCATGTGAAATGTTAATTATTAAACCATTAACCAAAGTAGATAATGTATTTAGTTGATTAACAATGTCATTCAATTCTTTCTTGCTAACATAATCATTATTGTTAGAGTTAATAACATTATTAAACTCTAATTGAATTCTTTCAATTTCTTTCTTAATGAAATTTAGTTCGTTTTCAAAATTATCTAATTTTTTATTCAATTTTTCAAAATTTTCAAAGATTTCTTTTCTTTCACCCTCTAACTCTTCAATTTTTTCAATATAGTTATCAATGCCTAACAGCTTAATAATAGCCTTTTTAAGCATAATAACAGCTCCAAGCAGTGATTAGGTTTCATTACCTTTCATTACTCATCATTATTATAAATATAGTAAATAAAATTTACCTTATTTTTAATGTGTCCCTCAATTAATTTATTATACAAAATGACTGTCCATATTGATAAAATCGGCAATATACGCTCTATAAGTGGTATGCACTTTGAAAATTCTTAACTTATCCTGAACTTTTAGGCAACCAATAATAAATAATATGCAATCTCCTTTTTAATTGATTAATTAATCAATTAAGCAATTAATTGAGTATCAATTGATTAATTGCAAAACTTTTTATACTTCAATTGAGAAAAGAAAATGGTTGAAAATAGTTAAAAACGAAAAGCTTATATTTTCTTAGAAATATACAACTAAAAAAGGTTATCTACTCTCAATTGGTTATTACACAAAAAGCCTACCCAATTTACAAACTTGGAATTAACTCACCTGTTTATATAAATGTTACTAAAAATTAGAAAAGTAGAAAGATAATGCCCTTATGGTGTTGTCATGGAAAGTAAAGAATATCGCAAATTAGAGTATAACTATAAAGCTTTTTTAATTTTTTCTAAAGTTGCCATGCTAACATTTCTAACCGTCGGTATTGGTGCTATATTTACGCCACAAACATATCCAATAATGCCAACCATTGGTTTTATAGTTGTTGCTGGAATCGTATCCTTAATAGGTATGACTATCGGAGCATTAATTATTCACCAACAATATGAGACGTTACCAGCTAACGAAAAGTTAGAATTTAAACAAAAACTCCTACCAGAAGCATACTACATTTGTATAGAATTGTTTGGTTACGGTTCATTAGTATTATTATACAACACATTTACATCAAACAATCCTACATTATGCGTTATGTCTCTATTAATGGCAGGATTGTTTATATTGGTAGTCTTAGTAATCTGGTATTTTGGCTACAAAAGTTATTAAGTATCTTATTCCTTAGATGCATCCTTAACTGGCTTTTTAAATAGCCAATAATTCAAAACTGCAAAGGCAATAATTAACAATCCATACATCAACATGGCAGTAAAGAATATCCACAAATTAGCATCTTCCATAACCACCAGCCCCTATTTTTCTACTTATGATTATGGCAACTAATGAGATATAAACCTTTACTCCTCTAACGGAATTAAAGCAACAATATGCCCTTTTTGGATTATAATCCTCTCAACTTCCTTATCATCAACCTTAGCGTCCAAAACCATAATATTAAACCTATCCTTTGCCTTGACAGTTCCCTCAACAATCATACCATTATCTAAGTAAATTTTACACTTTTTCTTATGAGCAAATAATAGCATATAATCCTTATAATCGTCATCCTTCTTCTTAGGTTGCTTTTTCATCGGTTTTCTTTGTGGTTTATTCTGCTTATTCAAATTCTCAACCTCCTTAGCTATTATATCATAATGCTTACTTTTAATGTGCTTTTTAATTGCCTTTACATCTGCATTAGTGTAATTACAGTATGGACATTTATAGAAAAATCCCTCTTTCTGTATTTCCAATTTTTCAATATAATCATCTATGTTCATTTTTTCACCAAATAGTTATTTTTATCCAACTCATAATACTTTTTATAAATCTCTATTTGCGTTTTTGCCTCTGGTATGTTCTCTTTTAGCCACTTAATAGAGCATACTTTACCATTCCTATCATAGAGATACCTAACTTCATAATCTATATGTTTGATGTATTTGTTGCCATACTTGGAAGCCCAACGGTTCAATAACTTTATAGTTTTATCTCTTCCATAGCCTAACAGCTTACATAATGAAGTTAAATAATAACAGCCTCTCATTTTGCCATCTTCCCAATTGGAATTGATTAACTCATTAAGGTAGCTCTCCAACTTTACCTTATTTAATACAACTTCCTTATCTCCTATGGTTGTTTTGATGTATTCCCTCTTACTATGCTCTACCTTAGGTTTTGCCTTCTTATTGGTGTTTATTTCCAAATCTATCTTAATATCGTTATTCACTTTCTTAGTTGCTTGATAATATCTTAAAGCATCATCCACAAAGTCCGTTAAATCCCCTCTTATCTCTCCAAAGTTTTCATAGTATTTTGTTAGCTTCCTTATGAAGTATGGCTTTACATTCTGCAAATATATCGGTTTAAACTTCTCCACTTTGTTAATTGGAAACGGTATGCTTATCGGTGTCTTTCCCTCAATGTCTGCATAGTATAAGCTAAATGGTGCTGTTACAGTCATGTTTTCCTTATAGATTGATAAGTCAATACCCGTATCTCCTTCCTTGCCAACAAAATCTAACAACTTCCTTAGCTTAAAGTTTAGAAAGTTTGTTAATATGGTGCTTCCTTCAACATAGCCCTTATTTAGTATCTCATTAGGCAAATATCTGGCATTAATCCAAATATGAAAGCCCTTACTCCCACTAAACTTTATGTGGATGTCCTTAACTCCATAATCTTTAAAAATCTCTCTTACTTCCTTAGCTATCTCCTTAGATTTCTTAAAGTTGCCTTTAAAGTCAATATCTATAACCCAATCCCAATAATTGTAGTCGATAGCTGGATACTCCAACTCATATCTTGGACTCTCAAAGTAGTATGGAGAGCAGTAAATACTCCTAAGGTTCTCTATAATCCAATCCTTAAAGTTGCCTCTATAATCCCATAAATCAATATGCCTTAAATATGGCTTCTCCCCCTTTGGGATGTTGTTATAGTTCCAATACTTTGGATGTCTCCAATTGATTTTTCTATCTCTATCCAAATCCAACCTATGGCAACTTAATAACCTATCTAAACAAAAATAATATAAATATCTGGAAGTTAGTTTATAGTAGGTAAGCCTATCCATAGCTACCACCATTATAGTGGTCTCCATTGGTCGGATTCTGGATTATCCACATCTCCATTTTTCCACAGCTCTTTTAAAATCCCCCGTGCTGTATCTTCCGATATGTTGAAGTTTTCAGCAATTTCAACCGTAGTGTAGATTTTTGGATTTTGTAGCATGTAGTTTAAAATCTCTCTTTTTAGTTGGGATAACTTCCTACTTTCCTCTATAAGTTTGTTAATCTCTTCTAACTCTTCATCCTTTTGTTGTGTTTCTTTTATCTCTTCTCCAACCAATTTAAATATCTCCTTAACCTTATCTGGTGCTTTAATTCTTAACAAAACCCCTAAGATTGTCTTAAACCATATTTTTAATGCATCCCTAACATCCTCTAAATCCACATACTCCTTAAACTTAAGTTTAGCATAAGCTTTAGCCATATACTCAATTTGATTAAATAATCTATCGGAATATCCTTTAAATAGTCCGTAATCTCTCAATAAATCCCTTAACTTCTCCTCTACCTCCCAAAGTGTCTTTAATGCATCTTCCTTAAACTCAATATCCTTATTTTTAATGTAGCTAATGAATAAAGCACACTCGTAAGCTTCCAAATTCTTTTGTTTTATGAAGTTATTGTCTTCTCTCAATCTCTTAACTTTGTAGGTGTGTAGTTTAATCTCCTTCCAATCCTCGTTGGTGTATGGCTTTAATAGATAGATTAATGGAATTCTATCTGTCATTCCCCTCAAATTCTTCAAAGTAAAATCCAATATTTTTGACAATAACCATTCTGATGCATTTAACTGGGGGTTAGCTCCCAATATATTATTAACTATCTTTTTAGCCCTATCTTCTGCCTCATTTCTATCATAGTCATGTTGTTTTAGTAACTTTTTAGCGAAGTAATTTATCATAGCTTCTTTAAACTCTTCAAATCCCTTTAAGTGGTAAATTTCCCAAAGCTCCATTAAGTCAATATCCTTAATGTTCCCTACTCCAATCCATGGGCTTACCCCAATCATTGGGATGTTATAACCCTCTCTTTCTCTCTTCCAAATACCTGAAGTTTTACCACTTTTTAATAAGTCTAAGTCGTTGCCTACTCTTAAAATAAAGTCCATCATCTCTTCAATAAATATCGGTCTATTGTGGTTCATTGGGATTATTCCTTTTTTATAGAATTTTATGTTATCTCTGGAGATAACTAAACCTATTAAGTTCTCTATGTTAGGCATATCTACTCTTATCATGTCCTCAGTAGTGTTGTGGAGTTTTGCCAATGGTTCTATTGTTAAACTCTTCCCTTGTCCATAGCTTCCAATGAACAAACAATCAATAGTTTCAGGCTTTAAGTGTCCATCCCTATTTTTATCCCAATATATATGGGATGATGCCAGTATCTCCAATGTTATTAAAGTGTCTATCGTTGGATTTTTCCCTTCTTTGTCCAATATTGCCTTCACTTCGTAAAATACCCTATCTTTAATATAATCTAAGGCATTACTATAACCAGCATTCTTAACCTTCCTAACAAAGGCATCATAATTGAAATTTATGGTCTTTTGTGGATTGATACTTAAGCCCTCTATGTAATACTCTCCTTTATGGTTTGTTTTCAAAATTCCTACAATTTCAACATCCCTTAGGTTGTTAATCTCTGGTGTGTATGGAAGATAAACCCTATAAACTTCATCCGTTTCTTTTAATTGGATTATGGCTATCGTTAAATCCCTTTCCAACTTTATTGGTTCTCCATCTTCATCTTTGAATAGGGATTCTGAATATTTTATGTCTCTGCCACACTCTGGACACTTAATTTTATAATCTTGGCTGTTTTCCACTGGCTCATACAACCTTATAACTTCACAATTACATCCCTTGTTATTGCCGTTCTTATCCAAATCAATACATACATAACGTCTCAAAATTGGTCTGCTTTTCCTATGGTGTATTATTCCCGCAATATCTCCCCTAAATACACACAATTTATTCCTAAACTCTCCCCAATCCTTAGCTTTTGTCATTATGGTCCTACTTCTTAGTGTCTCTAAGCCAATTATGTTAATCTCTAAAGGCTTAAATTGGAAGTATTTTTCATAATAAACTTTATAAATCATCTCTATGGCTTCATACGGTTCATTTAAGAGTAAGCTCCTAAAGTAAGCCCCTACAATTCTCTCTTTGCCCTTTAACCTATCAACTTCGTTAATGTCAAATTCAAAGCCCTCTGGTGTTAATCTCTCTTCTATGAATTTTTTAAGTGATTTTTTCAAATCTTCCATAAATTCGCTTTTAGCTTCTGCCTCTTGGAATGCTTTTTTAGGTAAATACTCATCTAAGATGTCTTTAATGTCTTCATAGAATTTGTAAGTTAGATAAATGTATTTTCTATCGTAATCCTCTGGATTTTTCCTTATGTCAATCCATTCTAATTGTTTGTAAATCTTTAGGTGTTGCTTTAATGTTCCTTCTCCAATTTTCAACTGCTCTATGGCTTTATTCATAAATTCGTCAAATCTCATACCTTCAAAGGTTAGGATTGTGAATATTTTAGCAGTTTTTTTACAATCATCGTTTTTATAACTCTTTTTTAATGTGTTGGCTCTCTCGCCGATTTTGTTGCATAGGTCTTCAATCATACTATTATCTTGTATATTATGCAGTAATTGGTGAAGCATAGTGAAGTCGTTATTTTGTTGGTGAAGTGCAGTGAATTCTTCACCACATTGGTGAAGCATAGTGAAGTCGTTATTTTGTTGGTGAAGTGCAGTGAATTCTTCACCAACAATTTCACCAATTTTTATGTCTCTATTTTGTTGGTGAAGCATTTCACCAGCTTTCACCAATTTTAATACGACTTCCTTAGGGTCGTGTATCTCCCAGAAGCTCCAACCTAAAATTGACGTAATTGCATCCTCCAATCTATATAGTTTGTCGGTTGGCAATTCTGCCCCTAACTCCCATAAACCATATTTTAATAATAGTTGCCTCTCTTTCAGAGGTAGCTTGTTTAATGAAAATAGCCATATATTTCCTAAGATTTCAGTATTGTTTTTGTTATGCTCGTCTAATTCTTTGATAGTATTAGGGTCATATCTAATGTTCAGTAATTTTATGGCAACCTCTAAAACATCCTCTGGATATTGATTAATTTCATTAATTGTATATTCCAATACATTGTTGTTCTGTATGTTATTTATACTACCATTTACATATTTATCCATGCCTAACCACCTCTGTTGTTGTTAGGTTTTTCGGAGTTTTGAGGGTATGGAGATACCTTTTATAGGTTCTCCCTATCTTTTCCAGTATATTTAATAAAGCTATTTTTGAAGTTTTAACTTTATAAACATTAAATGATGTTCTTTTATGTAGCATTATCAACTTGAAAGCATTATTTTCAAATTCGTGATATAGAAATCTTTCAAAAGTTGATATTGCAAATACTTTTATGGAACATATACAATTATCCACATTTATTCTATTGTATCCTAAAATCAGTTTAGTTAAATATTCCAATTTATATAATTTATGTGTTGAAGCATCTTGATATTTAACCAATGAACCACAACTTAAAAATAACATCTCATCTTCCAAAGGTAGATTACACAATGAAAATAGCCAATGGGATAAACTTAATTTTATATAATACAACTTACTATAATAGTTAGTTAGTAACTTTATAGTGCCTTTCAATACATTGTCAGAATAGCATTTAATCCATTTAACCAAATATTCCAAATCTATGATAATCAAAAAATATATATAATTGTTTATGACACACATATAATCACCTCCTTTGCAGTGGTTTTCCAAGTATTTTCCCAATTTGGGGAAGGAAGGGGGCTTAACACTATTTTTTTTAATTTCAAAGTATATAAACCTTACGAAATTATCGGAATTATCTGTTCCATATTCAGGTAATGGCATAAAAGCTTACTGGATTATATTTAACTATTAAAATTTATTAATTTTATTGAGAATAATGCGGAATTTTTACGCAGAGGAATTTTTTATTATCCAAACTATCGATTTAGATAGTTCTGATAGATTTAAACTATTGAAGTTATTTTATGTAATATTTTCTAAAATTTACGGACATTTTCCGAGATTGCTACCACGATATTGTATAATTAAACAAACACCACTTAGGTGAAAAATATACCAGTAAAGAATACATTCATCTCGGAAAATATCCGTAACGGAAAATTTTCAATGCACAAACTTTTAATTATCTGTAAATATAAAAATTGTCAATAATTATTTTATATTTACCAGTGAAATTTGAAAACGTGAAATAATATCTTACATGTCATTATACTCGGAATTTTGCAAGTCCTTATATTTGAAATATCGGTTACACACACTATTGTAAAATACTCGTACTTATCGGAAATTTTCCGTGCGGACATTTTTCGAAGGAAGACATAATTTTAAGCCATAACAACATAAAAGAGAATGGATTACAAATACTACTTCGGAAAATATCCGCACGGAAAATTTTCGCAGTCAGTAGTATATACATCTTCCATAAGTTTTGTAGGTATGTTATATTCATGTTCATCAACGTTTTTTTCTTTCATCATGAGATAATTTACAATTGCTAAAATCAATATTAATATTATAAATCCGAGAATTATCGCCTTCCACCTAATTTTTCCAGATTCTAATGTTTCACATAATACGCCTAAACCAAATATAAAACTAAAAGCACCAGTAATCGAATAAATAACTGATTTTGGAGGAATATTTTCAAGATTCTCTATAAACAACTGCTCAGAACGTGATTTCAGAACTCTATCTATTATTTCTCTGTAGCACTTATTATCGTTTTCTTTGGTTTTCGAATCATTTATATTTTCTTCAATTTTTAAGTTTTGATTATTATTTATAATTTGAATATCATTTTCCGTTTTTTTAACGTTTAACGAGTTTTCTATATTTTCGTTAATTTTAAACGTCTTAAATAGCTGTAAAGCAACATCAATTAATTTTTTTCCAGATAATTTCATAAGATTATTGTATTCATCCAATATTTCTAAAGTATGAGTTTTATTTTTCTTAGAATATAAGTGCTTTAGGTTTAAAATTTTATTTTGTATGATTATTTTGTATGTTTTTTCATTAATTTTCATTACATGTCCGATTTTTTCAAATATTGATAATAACTTTTCAAAACCTTTTACTCCAACGTTAAAATTTCCAGTTTTAGAAGATAACGAATATCTCTTATTTTTACTATCATAAGTTGCCGATATTTCTAAGTAACTAATATTTACATAAAAATTACAGATAATTTCGTCGGGCATATTCGACACCTTTTTAAAATTCAACTGTAAATT
Protein-coding sequences here:
- a CDS encoding winged helix-turn-helix transcriptional regulator, with the translated sequence MDKYVNGSINNIQNNNVLEYTINEINQYPEDVLEVAIKLLNIRYDPNTIKELDEHNKNNTEILGNIWLFSLNKLPLKERQLLLKYGLWELGAELPTDKLYRLEDAITSILGWSFWEIHDPKEVVLKLVKAGEMLHQQNRDIKIGEIVGEEFTALHQQNNDFTMLHQCGEEFTALHQQNNDFTMLHQLLHNIQDNSMIEDLCNKIGERANTLKKSYKNDDCKKTAKIFTILTFEGMRFDEFMNKAIEQLKIGEGTLKQHLKIYKQLEWIDIRKNPEDYDRKYIYLTYKFYEDIKDILDEYLPKKAFQEAEAKSEFMEDLKKSLKKFIEERLTPEGFEFDINEVDRLKGKERIVGAYFRSLLLNEPYEAIEMIYKVYYEKYFQFKPLEINIIGLETLRSRTIMTKAKDWGEFRNKLCVFRGDIAGIIHHRKSRPILRRYVCIDLDKNGNNKGCNCEVIRLYEPVENSQDYKIKCPECGRDIKYSESLFKDEDGEPIKLERDLTIAIIQLKETDEVYRVYLPYTPEINNLRDVEIVGILKTNHKGEYYIEGLSINPQKTINFNYDAFVRKVKNAGYSNALDYIKDRVFYEVKAILDKEGKNPTIDTLITLEILASSHIYWDKNRDGHLKPETIDCLFIGSYGQGKSLTIEPLAKLHNTTEDMIRVDMPNIENLIGLVISRDNIKFYKKGIIPMNHNRPIFIEEMMDFILRVGNDLDLLKSGKTSGIWKREREGYNIPMIGVSPWIGVGNIKDIDLMELWEIYHLKGFEEFKEAMINYFAKKLLKQHDYDRNEAEDRAKKIVNNILGANPQLNASEWLLSKILDFTLKNLRGMTDRIPLIYLLKPYTNEDWKEIKLHTYKVKRLREDNNFIKQKNLEAYECALFISYIKNKDIEFKEDALKTLWEVEEKLRDLLRDYGLFKGYSDRLFNQIEYMAKAYAKLKFKEYVDLEDVRDALKIWFKTILGVLLRIKAPDKVKEIFKLVGEEIKETQQKDEELEEINKLIEESRKLSQLKREILNYMLQNPKIYTTVEIAENFNISEDTARGILKELWKNGDVDNPESDQWRPL
- a CDS encoding DUF365 domain-containing protein — encoded protein: MKIIFYASREEQGFYGEAEIEEVEFFENPMKILEKYKNNLFLTEEEFKKYIEDSNKKWGYGKKKKKPWIVIILKNIRKYPKVVKPKRFIPVCGKYVKEDEYEQILKKL
- a CDS encoding bifunctional DNA primase/polymerase, producing the protein MDRLTYYKLTSRYLYYFCLDRLLSCHRLDLDRDRKINWRHPKYWNYNNIPKGEKPYLRHIDLWDYRGNFKDWIIENLRSIYCSPYYFESPRYELEYPAIDYNYWDWVIDIDFKGNFKKSKEIAKEVREIFKDYGVKDIHIKFSGSKGFHIWINARYLPNEILNKGYVEGSTILTNFLNFKLRKLLDFVGKEGDTGIDLSIYKENMTVTAPFSLYYADIEGKTPISIPFPINKVEKFKPIYLQNVKPYFIRKLTKYYENFGEIRGDLTDFVDDALRYYQATKKVNNDIKIDLEINTNKKAKPKVEHSKREYIKTTIGDKEVVLNKVKLESYLNELINSNWEDGKMRGCYYLTSLCKLLGYGRDKTIKLLNRWASKYGNKYIKHIDYEVRYLYDRNGKVCSIKWLKENIPEAKTQIEIYKKYYELDKNNYLVKK
- a CDS encoding Eco57I restriction-modification methylase domain-containing protein; the encoded protein is MAQTKLCSDIEIPKEVYNKWKDFIKLVGNIILSIKQIPELEGKFKELLKKGRYNFKSDDFGGQLPEPFTRQKVIEPILEFLGYEFTSEISKKSPLGDRKIPDYRVSVFNKEILIEAEPLGSDLNKKDSGIHQVKEWLIIKSYGVDTGIATNGLEWVLLHYDDTIKEIRTLKELNLKSIFEYVLENKKDKDLENELKQVFSEFYYCFSKEYIEEYIEVATKNIKHKKEEITNEFYKEFVKLVFGFEDVKDVKKKDKSSSEKDKGTKKCLYNCIEAPPNTSELDKKKFAVLLMNRLIFIKFLEDKGIVPRDLLRRTYEDYKKSNVLINYYDAYLKPLFYEVLNTPEDERKENIRTNPYYKDIPYLNGGLFRSNNVPNELSFTIKDNEIIGEVINFLERYKFTLSTSEGSEEVELNPDILGYVYEKLINILAEKGQKGLGAYYTPDEITSYIAKNTIEPIVVERFKEIIKNWKINDINFSTLDEILNEDSKIAENKHILRAFLDELDKIRILDPAVGSGHFLISALKELLQIKKRIYYLLREEMDIYKEKLGIILNNLYGVDIDDIAVEIAKLRLWLALIENLDVEALKRGEVLLPNIEYNVRCGNSLVGWIDENLKQLSISYLCDNVRIMCVLEGLIINAHNSEERKKLKKAKELLEKRDGYVLDNYVEAYHLLYEVYRTSHGLKANLLKELLDEIRDSIYESVTPAYFAEIYQNGNNKKNNGKKSKKNRPRVEEFEKLKPFHWKIDFGWIIKEEGFDVIIGNPPYGNLLSPTEKEIMKRRDTPEFDIFVTFIVHSSKLLKNEGYLGFIIPSSFGTGVRYSNLRKELFTKMCLKKLIYLPFDVFSGAYVDNCIIILHKKPPKSEDLVLIYAFPKKTKKISFEFKNDLFIEYSKILNDPKCRIFPKSPEIYIILDKIKQNCRESLTYLEDLTESTIGILASKYKFSDKKENEYYLPYLEGNVYRYETKLKLKNYVDFSKHKNNEKLINLFMSPEKIFIRRIVNRQDRIMASYGNIEGVVKKDLYVFVLKPDTPINYFYLLGILNSELISYIYIGKSAIALKDDFRQTTLEELRELPIVIPKNKNIINALTQLSKLRFELNDKLNENDRIFLENIIDSLVYGIYFQDLIPKEELNEICNEINGIIKKYDEKSIDCLKYCQNIIKLLNTINTNELVRKIRNKN